A single window of Aphidius gifuensis isolate YNYX2018 linkage group LG1, ASM1490517v1, whole genome shotgun sequence DNA harbors:
- the LOC122854232 gene encoding uncharacterized protein LOC122854232, with translation MSIQTRPTRASVHHSKKPIVIYPPVSPESIIIPIVSCILGFPVLALLVICCLRRRAKLARERARRRNYDMDHGALSLVRFSPIHRLAGVEKATRAIQLKSERNSRAMPSLELDTVIEERSDPEMSSALEISSPD, from the exons ATGTCAATACAAACAAGGCCAACCAGAGCTTCTGTTCATCATTCAAAAAAACCAATAGTTATTTATCCACCag TTTCACCAGAAAGTATCATTATTCCAATTGTATCATGTATACTGGGATTTCCCGTGTTGGCATTACTAGTGATATGTTGTCTCAGAAGACGAGCAAAACTAGCAAGAGAAAGAGCACGTCGTCGAAACTACGACATGGATCATGGAGCACTGAGTCTTGTTCGTTTTAGTCCAATTCATAGActag cTGGTGTTGAAAAAGCGACACGAGCAATACAACTTAAAAGTGAAAGAAATTCAAGAGCAATGCCATCATTAGAACTAGACACTGTTATTGAAGAACGTTCTGATCCAGAAATGAGTTCAGCATTGGAAATAAGTAGTCCAGATTAA
- the LOC122853621 gene encoding nose resistant to fluoxetine protein 6-like, whose product MMSIKLIIIIIEIFFYIEYGLSMNESNILRLGKSLKPKIEITIKNIDDDNNNNDTDNIDLLKPKGRSISFSKNNPELDWKKYLKNVVDKNEEVPRDLDLDFMSEKIVSNGNSIQWLNDLYDPLKWIRVPGILTDNCRNDMEGFLFALKNGKLWAAKMSDASGRYSSQFHFGNGFWLGSSTLCKELNNTGDDGLSGISGIDVPPYKVRFHVARMGLNLPSDIEPSTRQIFLGLCLPATCERISLISMLRASADRVEQVGNSTHHSIGPKITIVAVKPVPSSNYSAWDDPKVYVLEGIAGVILFLMLLATMFDYKRLKSIPDIESTSLDAANNNEKGVYIDKNFTEGRRISMIQDNGKELIDKIRRESIQHAIGVKRQRNRGFWMRCLMSFSPIENGSKILSTEPAARDSLTCLHGLRVLSLGWVIVVHTYLQVFSIAENKTLRTVTERNFMFQTISNATFSVDTFFFISGLLVTILFYRSMGTSKIEKRNFFKSSFSKFFIMVLYRFIRLTPAYLFVLVVNELSIKHAQARTVFSPVIIDHVTCEKFWWRNVLYINSLYPRTEMCMMWSWYMANDTQFYVLGILLLLLSVKYFKTVVASIIFLMITSWITTFSIAYSNDYIARIQEPFALFDELYDKPWLRAGPYFVGIITGWLLFKTSCKLHTPGWFKFIGWIASTGTMIGVVYGLYPDNLTVTTSSIYAAFGHTAWAISISFIVIQCCTGSAVIVNSLLSLRLMYPLSRLTYCAYLVHPVLMMIISTQMDGPLHLHNGIVLIVYFGNLVASYLLSFFLSLAFEAPVVNLLKIAFSTHKRTR is encoded by the exons atgatgtcaataaaattaattatcattataattgaaatatttttttatattgaatatgGATTGTCAATGAATGAATCAAATATATTACGTTTAGGTAAATCATTAAaaccaaaaattgaaataacaattaaaaatattgatgatgataataataataatgatactgATAATATAGATTTATTAAAACCAAAGGGTCGTTCAATATcatttagtaaaaataatccagAGTTAGATTggaaaaaatacttgaaaaatgttgttgataaaaatgaggAAGTGCCACGAGATCTTGACCTAGATTTTATGAGtgaaaaaattgtatcaaATGGAAATAGTATACAGTGgttaaatgatttatatgaTCCTTTAAAATGGATTCGTGTACCTGGTATATTAACTGATAATTGTCGTAATGACATGGAaggatttttatttgcattaaaaaatggaaaattatgGGCAGCTAAAA tgtCAGATGCAAGTGGACGTTACAGTTCACAATTTCATTTTGGTAATGGCTTTTGGCTTGGTTCAAGTACACTTTGTAAAGAACTCAATAATACTGGTGATGATGGACTATCTGGAATTTCTGGTATTGATGTACCACCATATAAAGTGAGATTTCATGTTGCAAGAATGGGTCTTAATTTACCAAGTGATATTGAGCCCTCG acaaGACAAATATTTTTGGGTCTATGTTTACCAGCAACATGTGAAAGaatatcattaatatcaatgCTCAGAGCAAGTGCTGATCGTGTTGAACAAGTTGGTAACTCAACTCATCATTCAATTGGACCAAAGATAACAATTGTCGCTGTTAAACCAGTACCATCAAGTAATTATTCCGCTTGGGATGATCCAAAAGTTTATGTTCTTGA AGGAATTGCtggtgttatattatttttaatgttattagcAACAATGTTTGACtataaaagattaaaatcaATACCCGATATTGAATCAACATCATTAGATGctgcaaataataatgagaaaggtgtttatattgataaaaattttactgaaGGCAGAAGAATATCAATGATTCAAGATAATGGCaaagaattaattgataaaataagaaGAGAATCAATACAACATGCAATTGGTGTCAAGCGCCAGAGAAACAGAg gTTTTTGGATGAGATGTTTGATGTCTTTTAGTCCAATTGAAAATGGtagtaaaatattaagtaCTGAGCCAGCAGCACGTGACAGTTTAACTTGTCTTCATGGTCTTCGTGTATTATCATTAGGCTGGGTTATTGTAGTTCATACTTATCTTCAAGTATTTTCAATAGCAG AAAACAAAACCCTACGCACAGTCACCGAGAGGAATTTTATGTTTCAAACAATAAGTAATGCAACATTTTCAGTCGACACATTCTTCTTTAtcag tgGATTATTAgtgacaatattattttatcgatcaaTGGGAACttctaaaattgaaaaacgtaatttttttaaatcaagttttagtaaatttttcattatggtACTCTACAGATTTATCAg attGACACCAGCCTATCTATTTGTCCTAGTTGTTAATGAACTTTCTATAAAACATGCACAAGCACGAACAGTATTTTCACCAGTTATTATTGATCATGTTACTTGTGAAAAATTTTGGTGGCGAAATGTTCTTTACATTAATTCACTGTATCCACGAACGGAAATG tgcATGATGTGGAGTTGGTACATGGCAAATGATACACAATTTTATGTACTTGGAATACTTTTGCTTTTGTTatcagtaaaatattttaaaactgttgtagcaagtataatttttttaatgattacatCATGGATAACGACATTTTCAATTGCCTACAGTAATGATTATATTgccag aatTCAAGAACCATTTGCATTATTTGATGAACTTTATGACAAACCATGGCTCAGGGCTGGACCCTACTTTGTCGGTATTATTACTGGATGGTTGCTTTTCAAGACAAGTTGTAAACTTCATACACCTGGT tggtttaaatttattggatGGATTGCAAGTACTGGAACAATGATTGGTGTTGTATATGGTCTTTATCCAGATAATTTAACAgtaacaacatcatcaatatatGCTGCATTTGGTCATACAGCATGGGCTATTAGTATATCATTTATTGTCATACAATGTTGTACTGGATCAGCAGTAATTGTCAATAGTTTACTTTCATTACGACTCATGTATCCACTATCAAGACTCACATATTGTGCATACTTGGTACATCCagttttaatgatgataataagtACACAAATGGATGGTCCTCTTCATCTTCACAATGGCATTGTt tTGATTGTATATTTTGGTAATTTGGTTGCATcatatttattgtcattttttttatcattggcATTTGAAGCACCAGttgtgaatttattaaaaattgcattttCTACGCATAAAcgaacgagataa